A single window of Plasmodium reichenowi strain SY57 chromosome 12, whole genome shotgun sequence DNA harbors:
- a CDS encoding pre-mRNA-splicing factor SYF1, putative — MALFGELYECEEFFNEETFNIKEGEFCNYDDYKDLEEAFDSSAHPECVESKDVTLINKNNDDYDDNKSYIKNIEIDIKENFDKISTRYLFLYINKYKEMYIKNMKGLYEVHFYDIHLKGDNKSILASDHNIIEYCMENLININNNPDDHDNNKSVHSNDNMNISKDESYNIYRDKKKKKKRVYDLFCIYAIILKYFPYSFKLWYHYIKDSIEMVTDVYYRNKKNYKYINKIFDQCLLYMYNFKSIYIMYIQFLYIQRNVKKIRQIFNLSLQNVYLNQQNDLWEYQLLFNEKINNKVINYEYIKRYVTIYPEQIIHLFKHYVKYKMYKNAMITFLYILNSEDNFDLGNISKYDIYQEIYKLLNSKGSLNNDIIHLLKNNLYIFKNYESITSIYILLANNFIYDGRWNKAMDSYEEGISECYTVNDFITLFDNYIEMLKMLIDLNIYEQEEREKDILNKTLKRKKGNKKKKKKKKKXXXXKKKKKKKKKKKKYDKEENILSDDDNDNDNNHNDDDNNHNNNVDIDTNLIIDLYMDKINYLLDQRKTYIADIKLKNNKNNVYIWLSKIDSIINEEEKIHLYDECLRYFEKNDYIGKLSDIYISYAYYYYNKDEYMNCINIFKLALKQNAYFKSANEIANIFCAWIEIELLERNYKEALNIARLSIDINKKSYNTLYKSSTSILLYEDISLNNNLKNKNNYHTNFNLLSCMKLVSLIIDMEMNYGTIETTLNMFDFFYHSKCINVKMVLTLATYLYEKKYFNESFKVYEKALSVFHYPYVYPIYVNYINKYIQRYKDKNISYVRDLFKQAIYGNDNKTFIPKEFAKHIFLMYANFESNYGFIKKELSIYKEAIPFLEEPDKIKFYKIFISKVSRAYGIQKAREAFEEAIQTLSDDSARQLCMIYIDMEYKLNEYERVRALYIYTAQYTNPLLYMDFYKDWREFEALHGNENTFREMIRIKRSVLNIFSNSRNNMEDEKQQKASMDALENTKRKLKEIIEKEEEHKKKLKRSELYNY, encoded by the exons ATGGCTTTATTTGGAGAACTGTATGAGTGCGAAGAATTTTTTAACGAAGAGACATTTAACATAAAAGAAGGTGAATTTTGTaattatgatgattatAAGGATTTAGAAGAAGCGTTTGATTCCTCAGCACACCCCGAGTGTGTTGAATCTAAGGATGTAActttaataaataagaataatgatgattatgatgataataagagttatattaaaaatattgaaatagacataaaagaaaattttgaTAAGATATCAACaagatatttatttttatatattaataagtataaagaaatgtatataaaaaatatgaaagGATTATACGAGGTCcatttttatgatatacATTTGAAGGGTGATAATAAATCAATCCTTGCAAGtgatcataatattatagaaTATTGTATGGAAAATTTAatcaatataaataataatccAGATGatcatgataataataagagTGTACATagtaatgataatatgaatattagTAAGGACGAATCTTACAATATTTATagagataaaaaaaaaaaaaaaaaaagggtATACGACcttttttgtatttatgcaataatattaaaatatttccCTTATAGTTTTAAATTATGGtatcattatattaaaGATAGTATAGAAATGGTAACAGATGTATattatagaaataaaaaaaattataaatatataaataaaatatttgatcaatgtttattatatatgtataattttaaatcaatatatattatgtatattcaatttttatatattcaaaggaatgtaaaaaaaatccGACAGATATTTAATCTTTCTTTACAGAATGTTTATTTGAACCAACAAAATGATTTATGGGAATATCAACTATTATTTAATGAGaagataaataataaagttataaattatgaatatattaaaagatacGTTACTATTTATCCCGAAcaaataatacatttatttaagcattatgtaaaatataaaatgtataaaaatgCTATGATCACCTTCCTTTATATCCTAAATAGTGAAGATAATTTTGACCTCGGGaatatttcaaaatatgatatttatCAAGAGATATACAAACTTTTAAATTCTAAAGGATCcttaaataatgatattatacATTTGTTGAAGaacaatttatatatatttaagaaTTATGAAAGCATAActtctatatatatattattagcgaataattttatatatgatggGAGATGGAATAAAGCTATGGATTCTTATGAAGAGGGTATATCCGAATGTTACACGGTTAATGATTTTATAACTTTAtttgataattatattgaAATGTTGAAGATGTTAATAGatctaaatatatatgaacaagAAGAGAGAGAAAAAGACATTCTAAATAAGACattaaaaaggaaaaaaggaaacaaaaaaaaaaaaaaaaaaaaaaaaaaaNNNNNNNNNNaaaaaaaaaaaaaaaaaaaaaaaaaaaaaaaaaaaaaatatgataaagaggaaaatatattatctgatgatgataatgataatgataataatcataatgatgatgataataatcataataacAATGTTGATATAGATACCAATTTAATTatagatttatatatggataaaataaattaccTATTAGATCAACGTAAAACATATATAGCagatataaaattaaaaaataataaaaataatgtttatatatggTTAAGTAAAATAGATTCTATAATAAACGAAGAAGAgaaaatacatttatatgatGAGTGTTTAAGATATTTTGAAAAGAATGATTATATAGGAAAATTAagtgatatatatattagttatgcttattattattataataaagatgaatatatgaattgtataaatatttttaaattagctttaaaacaaaatgcATATTTTAAAAGTGCTAATGAAATAgcaaatatattttgtgcATGGATAGAAATAGAATTGTTAGAAAGAAATTATAAGGAGGCATTAAATATAGCTAGACTCTCaatagatataaataaaaaatcatataatacattatataaatcatcAACTTCTATATTACTATATGAAGatatatcattaaataataaccttaaaaataaaaataattatcatacgaattttaatttattaagtTGTATGAAATTAGTATCTCTAATTATAGATATGGAAATGAATTATGGAACGATAGAAACGACATTAAATATGTTTGATTTCTTTTATCATtcaaaatgtataaatgtaaaaatgGTATTAACCTTAGCTACctatttatatgaaaaaaaatattttaatgaatCTTTTAAAGTATATGAAAAAGCATTATCCGTTTTTCATTATCCATATGTATATCctatatatgttaattatattaataaatatattcaaagatataaagataaaaatatatcatatgtAAGAGACCTATTCAAACAAGCTATATATggtaatgataataaaacatttataCCAAAGGAATTCGCCAAACATATATTCTTAATGTATGCTAACTTTGAAAGTAACTATggatttattaaaaaagaactCTCTATTTATAAAGAGGCTATACCTTTCTTGGAAGAGCCAGacaaaattaaattttataaaatttttatctCCAAG GTATCTAGAGCATATGGAATTCAAAAGGCTAGAGAAGCCTTCGAAGAAGCAATCCAAACTCTATCAGATGATAGT GCTCGACAATTATGTATGATATACATTGATATGGAATATAAGTTAAATGAATATGAGCGTGTAAGGGccttatatatatatacagCCCAATACACAAACCCTTTATTATACATGGATTTCTACAAG GATTGGAGAGAATTTGAAGCCTTGCATGGAAACGAAAACACCTTTCGAGAAATGATAAGAATAAAGAGGAGcgttttaaatatattttc gAATTCTCGTAATAATATGGAAGATGAAAAACAACAAAAAGCTAGTATGGATGCATTGGAAAATAcgaaaagaaaattaaaagagataattgaaaaagaagaggagcataaaaaaaaacttaaAAGAAGTGAACTGTATAATTATTAG